A genomic stretch from Bifidobacterium sp. ESL0769 includes:
- a CDS encoding MFS transporter: MTSEDRGYSLLLVVVVTGMTTYMLYPLLTVQLLKQGFNTADAGLILGVLSGVGPLCSSACGQVMSRTGAKPIAVAGLALRAGGLAVFATNATLPVYLVCSAAASLGSSSASLAVKTELLRRSTSRRMVTLRSMAVNSGALVGPAVGAGLFALLGFRRLVLISIALYAVLALLMILLRFSPPEGSRKASEDSSVAKDRREQSRKLFGRDSAFPILLALTFIYWTVYAQWSLVVPIGSYAGFHTQTASNAVYMGNAVFILLLQYPLLMHALGNVKDTTILLLGFASFVCAFGVLLAPTSALQVVVFALSFSLSELLISPTLDLLTGKIRAAGSMLGRAYGWTGTFSGIASLVGSSVGGWLIKVCNGISGVPLLCLPLVACSLFLIVLFKKKKPSL; this comes from the coding sequence ATGACGAGTGAGGATCGCGGTTATTCGCTGCTGCTTGTCGTCGTGGTCACCGGAATGACGACCTATATGCTCTACCCGTTGTTGACCGTCCAGTTGTTGAAACAGGGGTTCAATACCGCCGATGCCGGCCTCATTCTCGGTGTGTTATCCGGGGTCGGCCCGTTATGTTCGTCGGCCTGTGGGCAGGTCATGTCGAGAACCGGGGCAAAGCCTATCGCGGTCGCCGGTCTTGCCCTGCGTGCCGGCGGATTGGCCGTGTTCGCTACCAATGCCACGTTGCCTGTTTATCTGGTATGTTCCGCAGCGGCGTCGCTGGGAAGCAGCAGTGCCAGTCTGGCGGTCAAAACGGAACTGCTGCGCCGCTCTACGTCGCGCAGGATGGTGACCTTGCGGTCGATGGCTGTGAACTCGGGCGCATTGGTGGGGCCAGCGGTCGGCGCGGGCCTGTTTGCATTGTTGGGGTTCAGACGTCTGGTATTGATATCGATTGCACTGTATGCCGTTCTTGCGTTGCTGATGATTTTGCTAAGGTTCAGCCCGCCGGAGGGATCACGCAAGGCATCCGAGGATTCATCGGTTGCGAAAGACCGGCGTGAGCAGAGCCGGAAGCTGTTCGGTCGTGACAGCGCCTTCCCGATTCTATTGGCGTTGACTTTTATCTACTGGACCGTCTACGCGCAGTGGTCGTTGGTCGTGCCCATCGGTTCCTATGCGGGATTCCATACGCAGACCGCCTCCAACGCGGTGTATATGGGCAATGCGGTCTTCATTCTTCTTTTGCAATATCCCCTGCTGATGCACGCTCTCGGCAACGTGAAGGACACGACAATTCTGCTTTTGGGATTTGCTAGCTTTGTGTGTGCATTCGGTGTCCTACTGGCTCCGACCAGTGCATTGCAGGTCGTGGTTTTCGCCCTGTCATTCAGTCTTTCGGAACTGTTGATCAGTCCGACGCTTGACCTGTTGACGGGGAAGATCCGTGCGGCGGGTTCTATGTTGGGGCGTGCATATGGATGGACTGGCACTTTTTCCGGCATCGCGTCGTTGGTTGGTTCGTCGGTCGGCGGATGGCTTATCAAAGTGTGCAACGGGATTTCCGGAGTGCCGCTTCTCTGTCTGCCTCTCGTAGCCTGTTCGCTGTTCCTGATTGTGTTGTTCAAAAAGAAGAAGCCTTCACTATGA